In a single window of the Gossypium hirsutum isolate 1008001.06 chromosome A13, Gossypium_hirsutum_v2.1, whole genome shotgun sequence genome:
- the LOC107938801 gene encoding putative disease resistance protein RGA4, producing the protein MAETFLFDIAERVLAKIGHLSVDEVRLAFNVKTDLKKLEDIMISIKAVLLDAERQQHQNEKLRLCMWKLRDIFYDAEDVIDDFKCEALRKQDAINHPNINNLKVRVLGSFRLPLSFSLKIAHKIKDINGRLGELATEWNSFGLRQCNDSRHVFCRETISFVDSSDVIGRDEDKENIISMLMKPSEDRNVPVIPVVGIGGLGKTTLAQFVYNDDRVTSLFPLKIWICVSEEFDLSRLLKLIIQSVNKGERCDDSTLDALQARLRSLLNDKKFLIVLDDVWNENQAKWVELRNFLRSTNGFSPSKIIVTTRSLKVASIMSSIPPYILEGLPLEDCLTLFTKWAFNDGDERHYPNLIRIGEEIVKKCKGVPLAVRTLGSLLFQKTDESDWIYIRESEIWRIEQHENDILPVLKLSYNHLPSHLQRCFAFLSLYKKDEIYYSDRVIRLWMANGLLEHPKQNQEWEDVGKRYLNELLSRCLIQMEYDFGLYFNFKMHDLVHDLALDVSQKECKTVNSKTETVDENVRHLLLCEQKLVEVPRVLEEMKNVRTLIIQDVSKASINESLINLCVSNFKYLRALALRRSPLRALPNCIGTLKHLRDLDLAHCGGIQKLPSSFDKLRSLQSLNLEGSGLKLLPDSVQRLIELRHLEMTVEAKHLKEIRAGCWTSLQYLRLGWCKELECLPEGMQYLKSLRTLVLVFCHKLVSLPRSLKFLTKLEHLEIKYCQKINLEMEVEEEEDKDLQLSLKTFSLLELNALRDLPRLLLQGSSSTLQQLQICWCPNLSVLPARLLNLTSLHKLEIVGCIKLSAQLEGIERLTNLTELTIHGCPELSKRYRENAGKDWHKIAHIQKVVIKDEICNKIIFSL; encoded by the coding sequence ATGGCGGAAACGTTTCTTTTCGATATTGCAGAAAGGGTTCTCGCCAAAATTGGCCATCTCTCTGTAGACGAAGTTCGCTTGGCGTTTAATGTCAAAACCGATCTGAAAAAGCTGGAGGATATCATGATCAGCATTAAAGCTGTGCTCTTGGATGCCGAGCGGCAACAGCACCAAAATGAAAAGCTGCGCCTCTGTATGTGGAAGCTCAGAGACATCTTTTACGATGCTGAGGACGTTATTGACGATTTCAAGTGTGAAGCTCTCCGCAAACAGGACGCCATCAATCATCCCAACATCAACAACTTAAAGGTGCGAGTTTTAGGTTCCTTTCGTTTGCCTCTTTCATTCTCTTTAAAAATAGCTCATAAAATCAAAGACATCAATGGGAGACTAGGCGAACTTGCCACTGAGTGGAACAGCTTTGGTCTAAGACAGTGTAACGACAGCAGACATGTTTTTTGCAGAGAGACCATCTCTTTTGTGGATTCTTCTGATGTTATTGGTAGAGATGAGGATAAAGAGAACATTATTAGTATGTTGATGAAACCAAGTGAGGATCGAAATGTCCCTGTCATTCCCGTTGTTGGAATTGGGGGTTTAGGAAAAACCACGCTCGCGCAATTTGTATACAATGATGATCGAGTTACTAGCCTTTTTCCTTTGAAGATATGGATCTGTGTTTCTGAGGAATTTGATCTTTCTAGATTGCTCAAGCTGATTATTCAATCTGTAAATAAAGGAGAAAGATGTGATGATTCAACACTTGACGCCTTGCAAGCTCGTTTGAGAAGCCTTTTGAATGATAAGAAGTTCTTGATCGTCCTGGATGATGTATGGAATGAAAATCAAGCAAAATGGGTTGAGTTAAGAAATTTTTTGAGATCGACGAATGGATTTTCTCCGAGCAAAATTATTGTCACCACTCGGAGTTTGAAGGTGGCCTCGATAATGAGTTCAATTCCCCCTTATATATTGGAAGGTCTCCCTCTTGAAGACTGTTTGACTTTATTTACAAAATGGGCTTTTAATGATGGTGATGAGAGACATTATCCAAATCTCATTAGAATCGGGGAGGAGATCGTGAAAAAATGCAAAGGGGTTCCTTTGGCAGTAAGAACTTTGGGAAGCCTACTGTTTCAGAAAACGGATGAATCTGATTGGATCTATATAAGAGAGAGTGAAATATGGAGAATTGAGCAACATGAAAACGATATTTTACCAGTATTGAAGTTGAGTTACAATCATTTGCCATCTCATTTGCAACGATGTTTTGCATTTTTGTCCTTGTACAAAAAGGATGAGATCTATTATAGTGATAGAGTCATCCGTCTTTGGATGGCAAATGGACTCCTTGAGCATCCAAAGCAAAATCAAGAGTGGGAGGATGTTGGCAAACGATATTTGAATGAATTACTGTCAAGGTGTCTCATCCAAATGGAGTATGATTTTGGCTTGTATTTTAACTTcaaaatgcatgatttggtaCATGATCTTGCATTAGATGTGTCTCAAAAAGAGTGTAAAACAGTGAACTCTAAAACAGAGACGGTTGATGAAAATGTTCGACATTTATTATTATGTGAACAGAAGTTGGTTGAAGTTCCACGTGTTTTGGAGGAAATGAAAAATGTTCGAACACTAATCATCCAAGATGTTTCAAAGGCATCTATTAATGAATCACTTATAAATCTGTGTGTCTCCAATTTCAAGTATCTACGAGCATTAGCATTAAGAAGGTCACCATTGAGGGCTTTACCGAATTGCATTGGTACCTTGAAGCATTTACGAGACCTTGACTTGGCCCATTGTGGGGGTATACAGAAACTTCCGAGTTCTTTCGATAAGCTTCGCAGCTTGCAATCGTTAAATTTGGAAGGTAGTGGTTTGAAGCTGTTGCCTGACAGCGTGCAAAGGTTGATTGAGCTTAGACATCTAGAAATGACCGTTGAAGCTAAGCATTTGAAAGAAATAAGAGCAGGATGTTGGACTTCTCTTCAATACTTGAGATTGGGTTGGTGTAAGGAATTGGAATGTTTACCAGAAGGAATGCAGTATCTGAAGTCACTTCGGACACTTGTTCTGGTTTTTTGTCATAAACTTGTCTCATTGCCACGGAGCCTGAAATTCCTAACCAAGTTAGAACACCTTGAAATAAAGTATTGCCAGAAAATCAATTTAGAAATGGAAGTAGAAGAGGAAGAAGACAAAGACCTTCAGTTGAGCCTTAAAACTTTCTCACTCTTGGAGTTAAATGCCTTGAGAGATTTGCCACGGTTGCTTCTTCAAGGATCTTCTTCCACTTTGCAGCAATTACAAATTTGTTGGTGTCCAAACTTGTCCGTTCTACCAGCACGGCTACTGAATCTCACTTCTCTTCATAAACTTGAGATTGTGGGTTGCATAAAATTGTCAGCTCAACTGGAGGGAATAGAACGCCTCACCAACCTTACAGAATTGACAATTCACGGATGTCCGGAGTTGAGCAAAAGATACAGAGAAAATGCGGGTAAAGATTGGCACAAAATTGCTCACATCCAAAAGGTTGTTATTAAGGACGAAATCTGtaacaaaattatattttctttataa
- the LOC107938795 gene encoding putative disease resistance protein RGA4 has product MSHKIKDINGRLGELATEWNSFDLRQCSDNRHVFHRETISFVHSSDVIGRDEDKENIIGMLMEPSAERSVPVIPIVGLGGLGKTTLAQLVYNDDRVTSLFPLKIWICVSEEFDLSRLFKLIIQSVNAEVRCDDLTLEALQARLRSLLNDRKFLLVLDDVWNENQAKWVELRNVLRSTDGFSPSKIIVTTRSLKVASIMSSIPPYLLKGLPLEDCLTLFIKWAFNDGEERHYPNLKTGESDWIYIRESEIWRLEQHENDILPVLKLSYNHLPSHLQRCLAFLSLYKKDEIYYSDRVIRLWMANGLLEHPKQNQKWEDVGKRYLNELLSRCLIEKEKDFGLDFNFKMHDLVHDLALDVSQKECKTVNSKTEMVAENVRHLLLCDQKLVEVPRVLEEMKNVRTVIIQAASKRPKRSEIVDKSLINLCVSNFKYLRALELTDSPLTALPNSIGTLKHLRDLDLARCEDIQKLPSSFYKLRSLQSLNLGGTYLKQLPDSVQRLIELTHLEITIKGKHSKQIRAGYWTSLQYLKLSLCMNLECLPEGMQYLKSLRTLFLSNFHGLVSLPRSLKFLTKLEHLKIYFCNKINLEIELDEDEDKDLQLRLKTCTVFGLIALTDLPRLLLQGSSSTLQQLQISWCENLSVLPAWLLNLTSLHKLKIVGCINLSALPEGIDLLSNLRELTIDGCPELCRRYRRNRGEDWHKIAHIQKVVIEDEEWGFGWKFWMFKVCEALIVFGNIAGMKCEDGDG; this is encoded by the exons ATGAGTCATAAAATCAAAGACATCAATGGGAGACTAGGCGAACTTGCCACTGAGTGGAACAGCTTTGATCTAAGACAGTGTAGCGATAACAGGCATGTTTTTCACAGAGAGACTATCTCTTTTGTGCATTCTTCTGATGTTATTGGTAGAGATGAGGATAAAGAGAACATTATTGGTATGTTGATGGAACCAAGTGCGGAAAGAAGTGTCCCTGTCATTCCTATTGTTGGACTTGGGGGTTTAGGAAAAACCACGCTGGCTCAATTAGTATACAATGACGATCGAGTTACTAGCCTTTTTCCTTTGAAGATATGGATCTGTGTTTCTGAGGAATTTGATCTTTCTAGATTGTTCAAGCTGATTATTCAGTCTGTAAATGCAGAAGTAAGATGTGATGATTTAACACTTgaagccttgcaagctcgtttgAGAAGCCTTTTGAATGATAGGAAGTTCTTGCTCGTCTTGGATGATGTGTGGAATGAAAATCAAGCAAAATGGGTTGAGTTAAGAAATGTGTTGAGATCAACAGATGGATTTTCTCCAAGCAAAATCATTGTCACCACTCGGAGTTTGAAGGTGGCCTCGATAATGAGTTCGATTCCCCCTTATTTATTGAAAGGTCTCCCTCTTGAAGACTGTTTGACATTGTTTATAAAATGGGCTTTTAATGATGGTGAAGAGAGACATTACCCAAATCTC AAAACTGGTGAATCTGATTGGATTTATATAAGGGAGAGTGAAATATGGAGACTTGAGCAACATGAAAACGATATTTTACCGGTGTTGAAGTTGAGTTACAATCATTTGCCATCTCATTTGCAACGATGTCTTGCTTTTTTGTCCTTGTACAAAAAGGATGAGATCTATTATAGTGATAGAGTCATCCGTCTTTGGATGGCAAATGGACTCCTTGAGCATCCAAAGCAAAATCAAAAGTGGGAGGATGTTGGCAAACGATATTTGAATGAATTACTGTCAAGGTGCCTCATCGAAAAGgagaaggattttggcttggatttTAACTTCAAAATGCATGATCTGGTACATGATCTTGCATTAGATGTGTCTCAAAAAGAGTGTAAAACAGTGAATTCCAAAACAGAAATGGTTGCTGAAAATGTTCGACATTTATTATTATGTGATCAGAAGTTGGTTGAAGTTCCACGTGTTTTGGAGGAAATGAAAAATGTTCGAACAGTAATCATCCAAGCTGCTTCAAAGAGACCAAAGAGATCAGAGATTGTTGATAAATCTCTTATAAATCTTTGTGTCTCCAATTTCAAGTATCTACGAGCATTAGAATTAACCGATTCACCATTGACGGCTTTACCGAATTCCATTGGTACTTTGAAGCACTTACGAGACCTTGACTTGGCCCGATGTGAGGATATACAGAAACTTCCGAGTTCTTTCTATAAGCTTCGCAGCTTGCAATCGTTAAATTTGGGAGGTACTTATTTGAAGCAGTTGCCTGACAGCGTGCAAAGATTGATTGAGCTTACACATCTAGAAATAACCATTAAAGGTAAGCATTCGAAACAAATACGAGCAGGATATTGGACTTCTCTTCAATACTTGAAACTGTCTCTGTGTATGAATTTAGAATGTTTACCTGAAGGAATGCAGTATTTGAAGTCACTTCGAACACTTTTCCTGAGTAACTTTCATGGACTTGTCTCATTGCCACGGAGCCTAAAATTCCTAACCAAGTTAGAACaccttaaaatatatttttgcaataaaattaatttagaaattgAACTAGACGAGGACGAAGACAAAGACCTTCAGTTGAGGCTTAAAACATGCACAGTTTTTGGGTTAATTGCCTTAACAGATTTGCCACGATTGCTTCTTCAAGGATCTTCTTCCACTTTGCAGCAATTACAAATTAGTTGGTGTGAAAATTTGTCCGTTCTTCCAGCATGGCTACTAAATCTCACTTCTCTTCATAAACTTAAGATTGTGGGTTGCATAAATTTGTCAGCTCTACCGGAGGGAAtagaccttctctccaaccttagaGAATTGACAATTGATGGATGTCCGGAGTTGTGCAGAAGGTACAGAAGAAATAGGGGTGAAGATTGGCACAAAATTGCTCACATCCAAAAGGTTGTAATTGAGGATGAAGAATGG GGttttggttggaaattttggatGTTTAAAGTTTGTGAAGCACTCATTGTGTTTGGAAACATTGCAGGTATGAAATGTGAAGATGGAGATGGATGA